In Streptomyces nodosus, one DNA window encodes the following:
- a CDS encoding DUF397 domain-containing protein, which yields MADAQDKGADARTEDVKARKEREKNELYALDISGVEWHSAPGTEEHEERVEIAYLPEGAVAMRSSLDPETVLRYTEAEWTAFVLGARDGEFDLEPTSGNGGAEAE from the coding sequence ATGGCCGATGCTCAGGACAAGGGTGCCGACGCCCGGACCGAGGATGTCAAGGCCCGCAAGGAGCGTGAGAAGAACGAGCTCTATGCCCTCGACATCTCCGGTGTGGAGTGGCACAGCGCTCCCGGCACCGAGGAGCACGAGGAGCGCGTCGAGATCGCGTACCTGCCCGAGGGCGCCGTGGCGATGCGGTCGTCACTCGACCCCGAAACCGTGCTGCGGTACACGGAGGCCGAATGGACGGCCTTCGTACTCGGGGCGCGGGACGGGGAGTTCGACCTGGAGCCGACATCAGGGAACGGCGGGGCAGAGGCGGAGTAG